The Deinococcota bacterium genome includes the window CTCGCTGGCCAGGGACGCACCTTTCCAGCCGAGTTGCGGCGGCACCTGGCGCTGTCCCTGACGAGCGTCCTGGTAGCAGCGCTCATCGGCGTGCCCGCCGCCATCTGGGCGGCCCGGCAGGCGCGCGTGGCCGGGGTGGTCCTGCCGGCCGCCGGCCTGTTGCAGACCGTGCCCTCGCTGGCACTGTTCGGCCTGCTGCTGGCGCCCCTGGCCGAACTCGGGCGCAACGTTAGCCTGGCGCAGGCGGTGCTCTTCGCGCTCTTGGGCCTGGGGCTGGCCGCGGCGATGGCACTCTCGAGCCGTCGGCTGCCGGCGCCCTGGCGCGGCGGCGGACTGACCCTGACCGCTCTCCTGGCGCTCGCGCCCGGCGCCGTCCTGGCCGTTCTGGCGGCGGTCTATGCTCACGCCCTGCTGCTCGGCCTCTTGAACCTCGATCCGCGCGCGCTCAACCCCATGGCACTGTGGCGAGAGCCGCTCGCCCAGTTCGGGGTGCGCGGCATCGGCGCGGCACCGGCGCTTATCGCCTTGACGCTCTACGCGCTCCTGCCCATCGTGCGCAACACCTATACCGGCGTCCGCGAGGTGTCCCAGGCGGTGCTCGAGGCGGGGCGGGGCATGGGCATGAGCAGTGGCCAAATCCTGCGCCGCCTCGAGCTGCCCCTGGCCCTGCCGCTCATCTTGGAGGGGCTGCGCGGCTCGGCGGTCTTGACCATCGGCATCACCACCGTGGCGGCCCTGATCGGCGCGGGCGGGCTGGGCTTTTTCGTCCTGCGCGGCATCGATCAGGTGGTGCCCGACCTCATCTTGCTGGGTGCCTTGCCGATCATCCTCTTGGCGCTGGTGGCGGACGCGCTGCTGAAGGGGCTGGGGCTCCTGTTGACGCCGCGAGGGATGAGGCCGTGACGAGTATGCGCGAGAGACCCGGAGTAAAGGCATGATCGCGCTCGACAACGTCAGCAAGCGCTACGGCGAGGTGGTAGCGGTGCGGGGTGTCAGCTTAAGCGTCCGCATGGGCGAGCTGGTGGTCCTGATCGGCCCCTCGGGCTGCGGCAAGACCACCACCTTGAAGATGATTAACCGCCTCATCGAGCCGACTTCGGGCACCATCAGGGTGAACGGCCAGGACACCGAGGCGACGAATCCGCAGCGACTCAGGCGCGGCATCGGCTACGTGATCCAGAGCGTCGGCCTCTTTCCGCACATGACCGTGCAGCAAAACATCCAGGTGGTCCCCGACCTGCTCGGCTGGCCCAAGAGGCGGAGCGCCGAACGGGCGGACGAACTGCTCACCCTCATCGGCCTGGATCCCGGCCGCTACCGCCGCGCCTACCCGCGCGAGCTCTCGGGCGGCCAGGCGCAGCGCGTGGGGGTAGCGCGGGCCCTGGCGGTCGACCCGCCGGTCCTGTTGATGGACGAGCCCTTCGGCGCGGTGGACCCGCTCACCCGCGAGCGGCTCCAAGACGAGTTCTTGCGCCTGCAAGACAAGCTCAAGAAGACCATCGTGATGGTCACCCACGACATCGACGAGGCGATCCGCATGGCCGACCGCATCTGCGTGATGAGGGGGGGCGCCGTCGAGCAGTACGACACCCCCGAGGAGCTCCTGACCAGACCCGCCAACCATTTCGTGCGCCAGTTCGTCGGCGCCGACCGCGCTCTGAAACGCCTGAGCCGCATCCCCATCGTTGAGCACATGAGCCCGGCGCCCGAGGCCCTGCCCCTGTCGAGTTCCGCAAGCGAGGCGCGGCGCCGGCTGGAGAGCCGCAAGAGCGTCTACGTCGTGGACGACACCGGCCGCTACCGGGGCTGGCTCAACCGCAGCGCCCTCGAGGCCGAGCCCGAGGTGACGGCGGCCTACACCCCGGTGGACGCCTCCAGCGGGGCCCTGACGGCTTCGGTCAACGCCCGTGAGGCGCTCTCGCGCCTGCTGGCCCAGGGCGTCGGCGAGATGCCGGTGGTGGACGAGGCGGACCGGCTCATCGGCGTCTTGAAGCTGACCACCCTCGTGGCCCTCACCGCCGACGAGACCGACGAGAAGCCCGAGGGCAGCCTAGGGGCGCTGCTGTGAGGGTCCTGGCTGAGGGTCTCGGCGTACTGCGGTGCTGACTGCGGCGCACAGATCACCGCGGCTCGGCGCCTTGGCCGGCCTCGCCCTGGCCCTCGGGCTCCTCGCGCTGCTCTTTGGGCTCTTCGCGCAGCAGGGCTGGTGGGAGGCCGCCCTGCGCGGGCTCTTTCCCGACCAGCGCACCGTCGTCTTCGGCCGCGCCACGCTGCTCGAGCTCGGCCTCGAGCACCTGCGCATCGTCGGCCTGGCGACCCTCGTCACCCTGCTCTTCGGGCTGCCGCTGGGGGTGTGGCTGACCCGGCCGAGCGGGCGAGCCTTCCTGCCGCTGGCCTCGAACCTGCTCTCGATCGGCCAGACCTTCCCGCCGGTGGCGGTCCTGGCCCTGGCCCTGCCCTACTTCGGCTTCGGCCTGCGGCCCACCCTGATCGCGCTGGTGGCCTACGGCCTGTTGCCGGTCGTGCGCAACACCGTGGCGGGCCTAGAGGCCGTGCCGCTCGCGCTCAAGGAGGCGGCGCGCGGCATGGGCATGGGGCCCTTGCGGCTGCTCCTCACCGTCGAGCTGCCGCTCGCCGTGCGGGTCATCTTGGCGGGCGTGCGCATCAGTGTTATCTACACCATCGGCACCGCCACGGTGGCACCGCTGATCGGCGCGGGCGGCCTCGGCGTGCCGATCATCGCCGGGCTGGCGGTGAGCAACCTGGCGCTGGTCATCCAGGGCGCCGTGCCGGTCGCGCTCCTGGCGCTCCTCACCGACTTCGCCTTGGGACGGCTCGAGCTCGCCCTCACCCCGGCGGGGCTGCAACGCTGACCTTCGCCGCCTCCTCTAATTCCGAGTGCTCGACTCGGGTATTGACAGAACCCTCTTCTCCCGATAGCATGTTCTCGGATGTAATCCCGATGGTTTAACTCGGGATTAAAAAACACCATCCAGCACCCAGGGAGACGACATGTTCGCACGACTCACCCCCGCTCTCGGCATCACCTTGGCCCTCGCCTTTGGCGCGCTCGGCTTCGCCCAGACCCTGACCGTCTACTCCGGCCGCAACGAGGCCTTCATGGCGCCCGTCATCGAGCGCTTCCAGGCCGAGACCGGCGTCAGCGTCGACGCCCGCTACGGCAACACCGCCGCCCTGGCCGCCACCATCCTCGAGGAGGGTCAAAACTCCCCCGCCGACGTCTACATCGCCCAGGACGCCGGAGCCTTGGGCGCGCTCGCCCGCGCGGGCGTCCTGAGCGAGCTGCCCGACGAGGTCTTGAACAGGGTCCAGCCGCGCTTTCGCAGCCCCGCAGGACTCTGGGTGGGCGTCACCGGCCGCGCCCGCGTGCTCTCCTACAATACAGAGAGTGTAGACGAGAGCGAGCTGCCCAGTAGCGTCTTCGAGCTGACCGAGCCCCAGTGGCAGGGCCGCGTCGGCTGGGCGCCGTCGAACGGCTCCTTCCAGGCCTTCGTCACCGCCATGCGCGTCCTGGAGGGCGAGGAGTACGCTCGTGAGTGGCTTACCGCCATGCTCGCCAACGGCGTCCAGGACTACCCCAACAACCGCGCCATCGTCGAGGCCACCGCCCGCGGCGAGATCGACCTGGGCCTGGTCAACCACTACTACCTCTTCCAGTTCATCGCCGAGCAGGGCGAAGGCTTCCCCGCCCGCAACCACTTTTTGGAGGACGCCGACCTGGGCGGGCTCATCAATGTCGCCGGCGCGGGCGTGCTGACCAGCAGCGACCAGCGCGAGCTGGCCGTGCAGTTCGTCGACTACCTGCTGAGCGCCGAGTCGCAAGCGCACTTCGCCGACGAGGTCTACGAGTACCCGCTGGTGGAGGGTATCGCCGTCAACCCGCTTCTGCCGCCGCTCGCCGAGCTAGAGACGCCCGAACTCGACCTGAGCGATTTGGACGACCTCGAGGGCACCGTCGAGCTCCTGCAAGAGGTCGGCGCGCTCTAGTACTACAACGAGACTTCACTCCAACCACTCTCCAAGTTGCGCCAGACGCTTTTTGCGGTGTGACTGACGCGCCGCCTCATGACGCTCCTGATAGTAGTTGACGATCCGCACGGCTTTTTCCAAGTCGAACTTGGGCTTCGGAAAGCTCGCCTTAAGCAAGAGCACCGCCTGAGGCAGGGTGAGCTTCGATGGTCTCGACCGACTTGTTCTTGGCCTTGCCCATTAATCCTCGTAGATACTCATGGCAGCGCTCACCCTTGGTCTTTCCCAAGGACTCCCGGCGGCCAAAAGGGGGGTGAAAAGGCTGTGGTAGCCCTCCAGCGTTTCCCCAGCATCCGCCACATCAGCTACGCTTATCCTTATCCCTATCAAGGGTACTGGCTCGATGATTCTGTTCATATCCCTATCTTCAGCCTCTCAGATGGGTTCTGTCAAAGTCTCGTTGTAGTACTAGCATTTAGCCCTTATCTTTGACCAAAGCCAAACTGAC containing:
- a CDS encoding ABC transporter permease → MILSRATGSGATSLASPVNWVTLLGAFVGLTALLGLPAFSPGWLLFKANRVVAGESLSPYALSPAWTLALAALWLLCGLLSFVPLRARPWLPRPWLQGALATLALLVAVLFIREGTDVLLLDAASSARVSLGGGIWLTGLAIYIALFGAAGEAPEQRSALLRLALPSLLVLLGAFALGAFSELGIARELAGQGRTFPAELRRHLALSLTSVLVAALIGVPAAIWAARQARVAGVVLPAAGLLQTVPSLALFGLLLAPLAELGRNVSLAQAVLFALLGLGLAAAMALSSRRLPAPWRGGGLTLTALLALAPGAVLAVLAAVYAHALLLGLLNLDPRALNPMALWREPLAQFGVRGIGAAPALIALTLYALLPIVRNTYTGVREVSQAVLEAGRGMGMSSGQILRRLELPLALPLILEGLRGSAVLTIGITTVAALIGAGGLGFFVLRGIDQVVPDLILLGALPIILLALVADALLKGLGLLLTPRGMRP
- a CDS encoding betaine/proline/choline family ABC transporter ATP-binding protein (Members of the family are the ATP-binding subunit of ABC transporters for substrates such as betaine, L-proline or other amino acids, choline, carnitine, etc. The substrate specificity is best determined from the substrate-binding subunit, rather than this subunit, as it interacts with the permease subunit and not with substrate directly.) → MIALDNVSKRYGEVVAVRGVSLSVRMGELVVLIGPSGCGKTTTLKMINRLIEPTSGTIRVNGQDTEATNPQRLRRGIGYVIQSVGLFPHMTVQQNIQVVPDLLGWPKRRSAERADELLTLIGLDPGRYRRAYPRELSGGQAQRVGVARALAVDPPVLLMDEPFGAVDPLTRERLQDEFLRLQDKLKKTIVMVTHDIDEAIRMADRICVMRGGAVEQYDTPEELLTRPANHFVRQFVGADRALKRLSRIPIVEHMSPAPEALPLSSSASEARRRLESRKSVYVVDDTGRYRGWLNRSALEAEPEVTAAYTPVDASSGALTASVNAREALSRLLAQGVGEMPVVDEADRLIGVLKLTTLVALTADETDEKPEGSLGALL
- a CDS encoding ABC transporter permease, giving the protein MAGLALALGLLALLFGLFAQQGWWEAALRGLFPDQRTVVFGRATLLELGLEHLRIVGLATLVTLLFGLPLGVWLTRPSGRAFLPLASNLLSIGQTFPPVAVLALALPYFGFGLRPTLIALVAYGLLPVVRNTVAGLEAVPLALKEAARGMGMGPLRLLLTVELPLAVRVILAGVRISVIYTIGTATVAPLIGAGGLGVPIIAGLAVSNLALVIQGAVPVALLALLTDFALGRLELALTPAGLQR
- a CDS encoding iron ABC transporter substrate-binding protein; this translates as MFARLTPALGITLALAFGALGFAQTLTVYSGRNEAFMAPVIERFQAETGVSVDARYGNTAALAATILEEGQNSPADVYIAQDAGALGALARAGVLSELPDEVLNRVQPRFRSPAGLWVGVTGRARVLSYNTESVDESELPSSVFELTEPQWQGRVGWAPSNGSFQAFVTAMRVLEGEEYAREWLTAMLANGVQDYPNNRAIVEATARGEIDLGLVNHYYLFQFIAEQGEGFPARNHFLEDADLGGLINVAGAGVLTSSDQRELAVQFVDYLLSAESQAHFADEVYEYPLVEGIAVNPLLPPLAELETPELDLSDLDDLEGTVELLQEVGAL